From Falco cherrug isolate bFalChe1 chromosome 4, bFalChe1.pri, whole genome shotgun sequence, one genomic window encodes:
- the RAD54L2 gene encoding LOW QUALITY PROTEIN: helicase ARIP4 (The sequence of the model RefSeq protein was modified relative to this genomic sequence to represent the inferred CDS: deleted 1 base in 1 codon): MSDESISGSDPDLDPDLEQEDMEEEEEEEDEEEAMEEDNDGDDEEDLLDESDQPQEAVFSGDHVEHAEDGEWQCSTSTTSSQSERAERLLQNQHKSLASEDTKKKRAQKPSHMRRNIRKLLREDQLEAVTKAAQQEELERRKRLEQQRKDYPATIPTVPLEFLPDDIVFRTAEATQLPPQVLAEEVICLDSTSSGSEDDTKGKNSIKDEVIELSSGEDDALQIVDSSDSGNEGEEDGSEESSGSHVNDALNQSDALGQVIVNINHPPNEEDIFLAPQLAHAVKPHQIGGIRFLYDNLVESLERFKTSSGFGCILAHSMGLGKTIQVISFLDVLFRHTEAKTVLAIVPVNTLQNWLAEFNMWLPAPENLPADYNSKEVQPRTFKVHILNDEHKTTAARAKVVNDWVIEGGVLLMGYEMYRLLSLKKSFATGRKKKTKKQTGPVIIDLDEEDRQQELLKGIEKALSRPGPDVVICDEGHRIKNCHASTSQALKNIRSRRRVVLTGYPLQNNLIEYWCMVDFVRPDFLGSRQEFSNMFERPILNGQCIDSTPQDVRLMRYRSHVLHSLLEGFVQRRGHNVLKVQLPSKEEHVILVRLSKIQRALYTEFMNRFRDAGNSGWLGLNPLKAFCVCCKIWNHPDVLYEALQKENLANEQDLDVDDLGTASTNSRCQPQGIKVKTESNALPSPVGEATNSKFLQSVGFNPFQERANQVVTYEWAKDILCDYQTGVLENSPKMVLLFHLIEESVKLGDKILVFSQSLSTLSVIEEFLAKRPMPSPPGSDGGVHNWVRNINYYRLDGSTSASERERLINQFNDPSNTSVWLFLLSTRAGCLGVNLIGANRVVVFDASWNPCHDAQAVCRVYRYGQKKPCHIYRLVSDYTLEKKIYDRQISKQGMSDRVVDDLNPVLNFTRREVENLLHFVEEESDPAQLSLNPSKMKESVLQLACLKYPHLITKEPFQHESLLIDRKEHKLTKAEKKAAKKSYEEEKRASVPYTRPSYAQYYPASDQSLTSIPAFSQRNWRPALKGEDKPVASVRPVQSTPIPMMPRHVPMGSAGSTSSSNPAVNFPINYLQRAGVFVQKIVTTTDIVIPGTNTSTDVQARISAGESIHIIRGTKGTYIRTSDGRIFAIRTTGKPKGNEDRRTAASGSQSSSLESTSNGRHSASSPQLPSAEELTRPISPDSPEIISELQQYAEAAAARESRHSSPSTNAAQGHPARTDNAPGLAARGAEQRVGIHCMAPSASSALPATSQHADAHSVLDLRGNKRKSTSPSAPEEQTRRQQKKRQLPSSVQPYEHGYPVSGGFAMPPVSLNHNLTHPFASQPGNSLYMGTGSSYYQLPNLLPDPHLVFPVTTDPLLTAGTASSSAATSATASVPPFMLNPSLTGVLPNYSLPFTQSLLPEPRMFAPFPAPVLPSSLPRSMASAYPGYMSPHSGYPAGGLLRSQVPQFEPQEVPEVGCSSNDEDKDDDVIEITGK, from the exons ACCAACCCCAGGAAGCTGTGTTCAGTGGTGACCATGTTGAACATGCAGAGGATGGAGAATGGCAGTGCTCTACTTCAACTACCTCATCTCAGAGTGAGCGGGCAGAGCGACTCTTGCAGAACCAGCACAAGAGCCTGGCCTCTGAGGACACCAAAAAGAAGAGGGCTCAGAAACCGTCTCACATGCGGAGAAACATAAg AAAGCTGTTGCGTGAGGACCAACTGGAAGCCGTGACAAAAGCAGCCCAGCAGGAAGAGTTGGAGAGAAGGAAACGGCTAGAGCAGCAGCGGAAGGATTATCCAGCCACTATACCAACCGTACCCCTAGAGTTTCTTCCTG ACGACATCGTTTTCAGAACAGCAGAGGCTACCCAGCTCCCCCCTCAGGTCCTGGCTGAGGAAGTGATCTGCCTAGATAGTACCAGCAGTGGCAGTGAAGATGatactaaaggaaaaaatagcattaaaGATG AAGTGATTGAGCTGAGTTCAGGAGAGGATGATGCTCTCCAAATTGTGGACAGCAGTGACTCTGGCAAtgaaggggaggaggatggCAGTGAAGAGAGCAGTGGCTCTCATGTGAATGATGCCTTAAATCAGTCAGACGCTCTGGGGCAAGTCATTGTCAACATCAACCATCCACCAAATGAGGAGGACATTTTTCTGGCTCCCCAGCTTGCACATGCAGTAAAACCTCATCAG ATTGGTGGGATCCGATTCCTGTATGACAACTTGGTCGAGTCCTTGGAGAGATTTAAAACCAGCAGTGGGTTTGGGTGTATTTTAGCACATAGCATGGGCCTGGGCAAGACCATACAGGTCATCTCTTTCTTGGATGTACTTTTTCGACATACGGAAGCAAAGACTGTTCTTGCCATTGTACCT GTGAATACACTCCAAAACTGGCTAGCAGAATTCAACATGTGGCTCCCAGCACCTGAAAACCTTCCTGCTGATTATAACTCCAAAGAGGTCCAGCCCCGCACCTTCAAAGTCCACATCCTGAATGATGAACACAA GACAACAGCTGCACGTGCAAAGGTGGTGAATGACTGGGTGATAGAAGGTGGTGTGCTGCTGATGGGATACGAGATGTACCGTCTCCTCTCACTGAAGAAGTCCTTTGCCACtggcaggaagaagaaaacaaagaaacaaactggCCCTGTTATTATTGACTTGGATGAGGAAGACCGGCAACAAGAGCTTCTGAAAG GGATTGAGAAAGCTTTGTCTCGCCCTGGCCCAGATGTGGTTATTTGTGATGAGGGACACCGGATAAAGAACTGCCACGCCAGCACTTCGCAGGCCCTGAAGAACATCCGCTCCCGCCGGCGGGTGGTGCTGACAGGCTACCCGCTCCAGAACAACCTTATTGAATATTGGTGCATGGTAGACTTCGTCCGACCTGACTTTTTAGGCTCCCGGCAGGAATTCAGCAACATGTTTGAGCGCCCTATCCTGAACGGGCAGTGTATTGACAGCACCCCTCAAGATGTCCGTCTCATGAGGTATCGCAGTCATGTCCTGCATAGCCTGCTGGAAGGCTTTGTGCAGCG GCGAGGCCACAATGTGCTGAAGGTTCAGCTCCCATCTAAGGAAGAACATGTCATTTTGGTACGTCTGTCAAAGATCCAGCGGGCCCTTTATACGGAGTTCATGAACAGATTCCGAGATGCAGGCAacagtggctggctgggactgAACCCACTCAAAGCTTTCTGCGTCTGTTGTAAG ATCTGGAACCATCCAGATGTGTTGTATGAAGCTCTGCAAAAGGAGAATCTGGCAAATGAGCAGGATTTGGATGTGGATGACCTTGGCACAGCAAGTACTAATTCCCGCTGCCAGCCTCAGGGAATTAAAGTCAAAACAGAGAGTAATGCTTTGCCATCACCAGTTGGAGAAGCTACCAATAGCAAGTTCCTCCAGAGTGTTGGCTTCAACCCTTTTCAGGAGAGAGCAAATCAGGTCGTTACTTATGAGTGG GCCAAAGACATCTTGTGTGACTACCAGACAGGAGTCTTGGAGAACTCACCCAAGATGGTGTTACTGTTCCACCTAATCGAGGAAAGTGTGAAGCTTGGAGACAAGATCTTGGTCTTCAG CCAGAGCTTGTCCACCTTATCTGTCATTGAAGAATTTTTGGCAAAGAGACCGATGCCGAGTCCTCCAGGCTCAGATGGAGGAGTTCACAACTGGGTCCGAAACATCAACTATTACA GACTGGATGGTAGCACCTCTGCCTCGGAAAGGGAACGTCTGATTAACCAGTTCAATGATCCCAGCAACACCTCTGTTTGGCTCTTCCTTTTGTCCACACG TGCTGGGTGTTTGGGTGTCAACCTCATTGGAGCAAACAGAGTGGTGGTGTTTGACGCTTCTTGGAACCCGTGCCATGACGCCCAGGCTGTGTGCCGAGTGTATCGCTACGGGCAGAAGAAGCCATGCCACATTTACAGGCTGGTTTCTGATTACACCCTTGAGAAGAAGATCTATGACCGTCAAATCTCCAAGCAGGGCATGTCAG atcGGGTGGTGGATGATCTGAATCCAGTGCTGAACTTCACCCGACGGGAGGTGGAGAACCTGCTGCATTTTGTGGAGGAGGAATCTGACCCTGCTCAGCTCTCCCTCAATCCAAGCAAGATGAAGGAGTCTGTTCTACAATTAGCCTGTCTCAAGTATCCTCACCTCATCACCAAG GAGCCTTTTCAGCACGAGTCGCTGCTGATCGACCGGAAGGAGCACAAGCTGAccaaggcagagaagaaagcagccAAGAAGAGCTATGAGGAGGAAAAGCGAGCATCCGTCCCCTACACCCGGCCGTCCTACGCACAGTATTACCCAGCCAGTGACCAGAGTCTGACGAGCATCCCTGCCTTTAGCCAGAGGAACTG GCGACCAGCCCTGAAGGGTGAGGACAAGCCGGTGGCAAGCGTCCGCCCAGTTCAATCCACCCCCATTCCTATGATGCCCCGACATGTTCCCATGGGCAGTGCAGGATCAACTTCAAGTTCCAACCCTGCTGTCAACTTCCCCATCAACTATCTACAGCGAGCTGGTGTCTTTGTGCAGAAAATTGTCACCACCACAG ATATTGTGATTCCGGGTACAAACACATCCACTGATGTACAGGCAAGGATCAGTGCTGGTGAGAGCATCCACATCATCCGAGGGACAAAAG GGACATATATCCGGACCAGTGACGGGCGGATTTTTGCTATCCGGACCACTGGGAAGCCAAAGGGCAATGAAGACCGTCGGACAGCTGCCTCAG GCTCCCAGAGCTCTTCACTGGAGTCCACAAGCAATGGCAGACACAGTGCCTCATCACCGCAGCTCCCCAGTGCGGAGGAGCTCACTCGGCCCATATCCCCTGACAGCCCCGAGATCATCAGCGAGCTGCAGCAGTacgcagaggcagcagctgcccggGAGTCCCGGCACAGCTCACCCAGCACCAATGCAGCACAAGGCCACCCTGCCCGCACGGACAACGCACCCGGCTTGGCAGCCCGAGGAGCCGAGCAGCGTGTGGGGATTCACTGCATGGCTCCCTCCGCATcttcagccctgccagccaccagccagcacGCTGATGCCCACTCGGTGTTGGACTTACGGGGCAACAAGCGCAAGTCGACCTCGCCATCGGCTCCGGAGGAGCAAACCCGCAGGCAGCAGAAGAAGCGCCAGTTGCCATCATCCGTGCAGCCGTATGAACACGGGTAC CCCGTTTCTGGTGGGTTCGCCATGCCTCCTGTCTCTTTAAACCACAACCTAACCCATCCATTTGCCTCCCAACCAGGAAACTCCTTGTACATGGGCACTGGCTCCTCTTACTACCAGCTGCCCAATTTACTCCCAGACCCTCATCTGGTGTTCCCTGTGACTACTGACCCTCTGCTGACAGCCGGCACCgccagctcttctgctgctACCTCAGCCACCGCCAGCGTCCCCCCATTCATGCTAAACCCTTCTCTGACAGGGGTGCTGCCCAATTACTCGCTTCCCTTCACACAGTCACTCCTGCCTGAGCCCAGGATGTTTGCTCCTTTCCCAGCCCCTGTCTTGCCCAGCAGCCTTCCCAGGAGCATGGCATCTGCCTACCCTGGCTACATGTCCCCTCACTCGGGCTACCCGGCTGGGGGCCTCCTTCGGTCCCAGGTGCCTCAGTTTGAACCCCAGGAGGTCCCAGAGGTGGGATGCAGCTCTAATGACGAGGACAAAGACGACGATGTTATAGAGATCACAGGGAAATAA